The following are encoded together in the Zingiber officinale cultivar Zhangliang chromosome 8A, Zo_v1.1, whole genome shotgun sequence genome:
- the LOC122007974 gene encoding probable pectin methyltransferase QUA3 isoform X2: MGHANLPPGRRGLAAGAGSNCSFFDIVSVVFLASVIVFIVLIYTALDTSSQRVIAPSIVDPRQRERILSIFDSASAVSSSSSSMLDACPAKEVDNMPCEDPRRSSQLSREMNFYRERHCPLPEEMPLCLVPPPKGYRVPIPWPESLHKIWHDNMPYNKISERKGHQGWMREEGPYFIFPGGGTMFPDGAVQYIAKLGQFISLNDGHIRTALDMGCGVASFGGFLLKENIMTLSFAPRDSHKSQIQFALERGIPAFVAMLGTRRLPFPAYSFDFVHCSRCLIPFTAYNGTYLIEVDRLLRPEGYLVISGPPVKWNKMEEEWLDLQAMADALCYKLIVVDGNTAIWKKPSGDSCLPNLHNFRLDKCSDTDDPNEAWYFKLRKCVPTVPLSKDLSISSLPKWPERLLKPPSRISLIKIGFDTFKDDTQNWAKRVAYYKNTLGLKIGTSHIRNVMDMNAFIGGFAAALSPDPVWVMNVIPAHKQLTLNIIYDRGLIGVYHDWCEAFSTYPRTYDLIHVVGINSLIEDATSTKDRIGMR, translated from the exons ATGGGTCACGCCAACCTCCCACCGGGGCGACGGGGGCTGGCGGCGGGAGCGGGGTCGAACTGTTCCTTCTTCGACATCGTTTCCGTCGTCTTCCTCGCCTCTGTTATTGTCTTCATCGTGCTCATCTATACCGCCCTCGACACCTCCAGCCAACGCGTCATTGCCCCCTCCATCGTCGATCCTCGCCAGCGCGAACGAATTCTCTCCATCTTCGATTCCGCATCTGCGGTGTCCTCATCCTCCTCCTCGATGCTCGACGCTTGCCCGGCCAAGGAGGTCGATAATATGCCGTGCGAGGACCCACGCCGCAGCAGCCAACTCAGCAGAGAGATGAACTTCTACCGCGAGCGGCATTGCCCTCTGCCAGAGGAGATGCCTCTTTGCCTCGTTCCTCCACCAAAAGGGTACCGAGTTCCGATTCCCTGGCCCGAGAGCCTTCACAAG ATATGGCATGATAACATGCCATACAATAAAATCTCAGAGAGGAAAGGCCATCAAGGCTGGATGAGAGAGGAGGGTCCATACTTCATTTTTCCTGGTGGTGGCACTATGTTCCCAGATGGGGCTGTGCAGTATATTGCTAAACTTGGACAATTTATCTCCCTAAACGATGGCCATATAAGGACAGCTCTAGACATGGGATGTGGG GTTGCAAGCTTTGGGGGTTTTCTGCTCAAGGAAAATATCATGACACTTTCATTTGCTCCAAGGGATTCACACAAGTCTCAGATACAGTTTGCATTAGAAAGGGGAATACCTGCATTTGTTGCTATGCTTGGCACTCGGAGGCTTCCATTTCCTGCATATTCATTTGATTTTGTTCATTGTTCCCGGTGTTTGATTCCCTTTACAGCCTATA ATGGAACTTATCTCATTGAAGTGGATCGTTTGCTTCGACCAGAAGGTTATCTTGTCATATCTGGTCCACCTGTTAAATGGAATAAGATGGAAGAAGAGTGGCTCGATCTACAAGCTATGGCTGATGCTTTATGTTACAAGCTTATTGTTGTAGATGGTAATACTGCAATCTGGAAGAAACCCTCTGGTGACTCTTGTCTTCCTAACTTGCACAATTTTAGGCTCGATAAATGCAGTGACACAGATGACCCAAATGAAGCATG GTATTTCAAATTGAGGAAGTGTGTGCCTACAGTCCCCCTCTCTAAAGACTTATCTATCAGCTCTCTTCCTAAATGGCCAGAGAGGCTGTTAAAACCTCCTTCAAGGATCTCACTGATAAAAATTGGTTTTGATACATTCAAGGATGACACACAAAACTGGGCTAAACGAGTTGCATACTATAAGAACACACTTGGTTTGAAAATTGGGACTTCACATATCCGCAATGTTATGGACATGAATGCTTTTATTGGAGGTTTTGCAGCTGCACTAAGCcctgacccagtctgggtcatgAATGTCATACCCGCTCACAAGCAATTAACTCTTAATATTATTTATGACAGAGGACTTATTGGCGTATATCATGATTG GTGTGAGGCTTTCTCAACTTACCCAAGAACCTATGATCTTATTCATGTGGTGGGAATTAACTCTTTGATAGAAGATGCAACTTCGACCAAGGACAG